The following nucleotide sequence is from Salvia splendens isolate huo1 chromosome 2, SspV2, whole genome shotgun sequence.
ACCCATGATGCCTCTTAGTTGTCTTAATCCATCTCATAATAATTTGGCATTATGTCTAGATTTACTTTATCTTctttttatccattttcataTTATTATGTCTCCTCTAATTTGCTTTTGCATCAATTCATTTCACCCAAAAAAAGTTGTTGTGTAGCACTTGTTTCAATACCCCTTTAACCCTTTACTTGAACATAATCATGTTCTGGTTTATAATGACACTTTTAGCCCTTCAATTAGGTAATGCTAATAATTGAATATAAGAGTAATAGAGATTGAATTCATTGGTTGAAGCAGGCAGGTAGTAGGATGGCCTCCCATAAGGTCTTACAGGATGAACAGCTTGTTGAGTCAAGCCAAGGCTTCAAATGTTGCGGGCGAAGACGACGAGAGctcgaagaagaagatgaaccACGGAGGCCATCTTGGGTTTGTGAAGGTGAACATGGATGGCTTGCCAATTGGAAGGAAGCTTGATTTGAATGCTCACAAAACCTACCAAACTTTGGCCAAGGCCTTGGAGGAGATGTTCTTCAGTCCGAGCCCCCATAGCCGTACGTTTCTCTCTTCATATCATCGAGAATTCGACAGGACACTACAAAAACTTATCTTTTAAGGACAAACGCAATTACTAGCGtttggaaattttaaaaaataaccaTAAATTTAGGATGCAAAAGAAAGTGTACCTTGTTGAAGAcaattttctttcatcttttgtttttttcagACGCTTTTATTTGTGTCCCATAATTTTAGCTGAGACACTAACAATAAGGACACTTTATGAAACGTTGGTGGTATAATTAGACACACAAATTAGTGTCTTTATCCGATTTTTTTGTTGTAGCGTGACTAAATCACTCACTATACCATTTTATGTCAATCAGGTGGAGGAAAAGAACAGACTGTTAAGCTCTTGGATGGATCATCCGAGTTTGTGCTAACGTACGAGGAcaaagaaggcgattggatgctGGTGGGCGACGTTCCATGGGGGTACGCACGTAAAAACTATTAATAGGATAACAGATTTTTCTTCATAAGGCTAACATGTGGTTTTTCTTCATCGAACAGGATGTTTCTCAACACGGTTAAACGACTCAGAATCATGCGAACGTCCGAGGCCAATGGACTCGGTATGTATATCGCCCTAAATGAATTACATTTTCAATATAATTcctaaattatagtactaaatGATATTTCTACAGCTCCAAAGTCCCAAGAAAGGAATGAGAAGCAAAAGAGCAAACTAATATAGGCTTCATCTCTCAAAGTTGCAAACTCAGAAAAAAGAGAGCTACACATCATGTTTCtgtcttttttttcattttatttattttataatccTATAATTTTTGTTGATTTGAGGGGCTGCATTTATAGACTGAGTCCTcaccttttgttttttttatgtacTTTTATATATCTTGTAGAATTTGTGAATCTCTTGTTGTCACACAACATTTTACTGGATACATTGTTCTCATACTTTATGTATATATGAGAATGCCTACTTGGTTTTATTCTTCACTTCATCTTTTTTTGATGCAATTGTTTTACTTGATTTCAAGGAGGGGaggtattaatttaatttgctgTTTAGATTCTTCAAAGATGAGCCTTTACAACAAACTTAAATCTTCATAGTGATTCACTTAGATGAAAAGTTGAAAGTAAAAGTCTAGCTAAAGCCGTCCTTGTTTAGATGTAACATGGCTTCCCCAAAACATGTAGTATTGTAATTCCCAAGCTTAATCAACAAAGAAATTGAcgataaaaaaagataaaagagagagaatatggAGGAAGTGTTGTGAATTAGGAATCTCACTTGGGACATTATTTGCTCCTCTTTATATGGAATTGAAGGCGACACAAAATCCAACCCAAACATGCACGAAATTGATGAATTTTGGTTAAACTCTATTGGGTTTGGATCTTTATCGAATCGGTCTGTTAGAATCCGATACTTTCAAGTCGGGTTGGGTAAGGTCCCAGTAacctattaaaaaataatattattattgcacttatttttattttctttttttaaaaaaattatactttagttttattttttaggtaTGTGTAAACCAGGTTTAAATCGTCTAAATCGGGTTTTAATACTGTAAATCAGGTTTGTGTAGTTATCGtattattatcatattatgtCAACCTAAATTATATTGTATCTTGTTCGGGTTTGAAGTTAACATGTCGGGCTCATATTAGGGTTGATAGTTTTCTTAACAAGTCGGTTCGAGTAATTAGGCGTTactgggttgggtcattatttTACCAAGCAATCTACCTATATTGGctctatatatataacaaaactCAATCTAAAAGTCATATcatatatttacaataattaataattatggaGCAGCTTTAAATCCTTGGGTCAATTGTCTCATTCATTGAGATGGCTACAAATTAGCGCGGAGAATAGTCATTGGATCCGAGAATAGATACCCTTggtaattactaaaaaaataaatcaatgaatgcaacaacaatgaaatgaaatttatagataattCTTATAAGGGAGAAAAAGAGATTCAAATGAGTTCTTAGGGTTCCTACAATGTTAAAATATGATTTAATTGTTGCGAGCCATCTGGTCGTGTGGAGTTTTCTGACTTTCACTGGTGCTTTATCTAGTCGGTTGGGTAAAACAAGTGCCACTAAGGCACCCGGTCGGTTTTCCCTCTTTGAATCTCGGGCACCTTATCCGGGCGGATGGTGTCGAGCATGGCAGCCATGTTAGGGTTTAACATAATGAAAATAGTGTAAACCCACttttatccattaattaatgAGAAGAAATACTATTGTCACATTGGGTTTTGCTTATTCATTAATGTTGTGCATTTATGTCTAAAAGTAAAGGAGTCAAGGTCCATTATAGACAGGTCGTGGAATAGGACATTAAAGTAGGTGTCTGTCAGTTTCATGCAGAAGTAAAACTATAATTCATAACCTAGATAGTCTTTGGCTACCTACATGAAAGGTTGTAGTGTAAGTTGGAAAATTTATTTACCTTAAGAAAGTAGTAaaagcatccacagtgggaggGGGGGAGACGATAGCCCGCTCGATGCATCGTTCGCCCCATCGTCTGCCACTGTAGTaaggcggacgatggcggatgcatcgtccgcggtatcgtccgtCCCATTGCGGGCCACGGGGatgataccgcggacgatgcaacgcgttttcttttcttattttttataatttcttatctatatatacctcatttctcattccatttttcacatcaatctTTCTCTCCCATCTCTAAATTCTCTTTCCTCACACACCAATCTTTCGCACTCTAAAAATAAGACCCAacgacgactggagtacctcaGAGGGAATTACTCTGGCCTTATTCGATTGCGTTCATGAAGCTGCGGCTGATTGCTTGGCCGAAATGGAGCGCGAGTGTGAAGCAGCGGAGCAGGTCCAGAGTCCAATTCGACGTCGGACCTTTGTCCGCAGCGAGCACGACTTAGCGCACCAATGTCTGTTCGCAGACTATTTTTCCGAGGAACCACGGTGGGACCCGACGGTTTTTCACCGTCGGTCTAGAATGCGGCGAGATCTTTTTCTCCGCATTGTCCACACGTTGGAGGCACGTGATCcatacttccagtatcgggaagatggcatcggcagacccggacttacgTCGTTGtagaagtgcacggttgcgctCCGGCAGTTGACCTAAGCACCACAGCGGACATATTCGACGAGTAACTTCACGTCGGGAAGACaactggccgcgagtgcctgGAGAAATTTTGTAGGGGTGTTGTGGAGGCTTTCTGCAACACATATTTGCGAAGGCCGACTATTGACGATTTTCAGGCCCTAATGAACATGCACGAGACGGTGCACGGCTTTCCTAGAATGCTAgggagcatagattgtatgcactgggagtggaagaattacCCGACgacgtggagaggccaatttactagttgatacaagggcagccacccgacgatgattcTCGAAGCCATCGCTGatcatcggctctggatctggcatgcttactttgGTGTGGCGGGGtcaaacaacgacatcaacgtcctgaACACATCATatctcttcaccgagcaatgcaatggcaatgacccgaccatcgagttcactaCAAACGGACGCCAGcatcatatggggtactacttggccgatggcatatacctgaggtggcctgttttttgaagacgatcagctgcccaacgGATCGGAAGAGAGCCTTATTTGTGCAACGACAGGAGGttgcgcggaaggatgtggagcgggcacttggtgtgctccaagcgcggtgggtgataaggctcgtttcatgcattggttttagaTCAAAACTCTGTGTTTTCGGTGCACTAATGTATGTTTCTAAGTTGAGGTACGTGTAAAATCTGCCGGACCTAGGAAGCGCATATAAATTACCAGGGGCAGAGGAAAATGAGGAAAAAGAAGTGAAAACGCCAGCAATTTACCAGACTTAGGAGATGAAAAGGAACCTTGGCCGAATAAAAAGGGAGCAAGGAGTAAATATAAAGATGAAGGGCAAAAAAGATAAATTATGAAGAGAGAGTGCCCTAGGGACTGctgcctatataaagggacaACCCCTTTTAGAAGAAGAACCttcatttttagaatttttttccATCTTTTACATTTAGTTTCCTTAGCTTCGCTCTCCAATCATAGTTCACTTCACTTCACACGCACTTGGCACTTATAGGGTGACTTCCGGCTAttgtggtgtaacaccgtccttacgAGGACGGAGATACAATTTGCTTTTATTTTCCGTTGTTTGTTCTCGTCGTGAACTTCCTTGCCGGAAGCTCGGCGACTGTTTTGTGTTTTGGATATTATTCTCGTGGCTATGGCAGTTTCTACGTTCTgtttaattatgattttttatgCTTGATGTGGTAGTACtgattttggatgcttttcgcaattgattgTTGGATCATAGTTGAGGTTGGTTGAATCTAAGGTTGTTTGTTGAATATTTGGAGTTGGGATCTGTTGGTTTGTTGTTGGAATTGTTGGATCTGATTATGGAGACGTTGGGATTTTGTGAATCGTAGTGGATCTGAAGTTGCTGTTTAcattctgcatgattatgatTGTTTACTGTTTGTTCTCGCATCTGCTAGGTCTAGCAGTTTAGATCTGTCGAGTTTAGCCTTTAATTCCTTGTTTAATCTCAGATCTGGAACTTGCTATGTTTTCATGATGTTTATTACTCTGTTCTACTCTGTTTTCCCGTTGGATacctgaagaagatgaagtttgttAGTAGTTAGGATCAAATATGCAAGTTGTCTGTTCTCTCTCTGCTTTGTCCTTTTACTTTTCTGCAAATTCTCTAGAACCTGAACATTTGGGGAAATTTGGTCCCCACTTTCTGTGCTAGTTTGTTCGGGATCATTTTAGGAAAGTCAGTATAGTCCGAGTTCGTCGATTTTGTCTCTTAAGCTGATTTACATTTTGAGTCATGCATGCACCGTACGTACCCGTTTCCTGGACCCTGTAGATAGATTAGTTAGTTTTCATTTCCTAAGTccagtagtttaaaattctcgacCCACTTGTTGCGTGACAGCAGCCGAACCCTCCCAAAACCCTCCAAATGCATGCTAACTCATCCGTCCTCGTGGGATCAATCATTTACTTatctatactagccaatagtgtagtgggttgaggtttttgAAGCGGGaaagtgtgtgtccaacgaccggATTCTTAAGGTTccacgatctcctagaccctgtgatctagcgaatcctctggacctaggGGTTTGTGATATATCAATAGCACAGCGCACCACGCATCACTTcagtgggcaatagtgaaaggttCGGCGCGTTTCTGGTACCAGGAATTCATCGCTGATGTCATGTAcgcgtgcatcatcttgcataacatgatagtcgaacacgaaggtgaAAGAGTCACCGATTGGGGTGATGATGAAGCTGGATCTAGCTCCGGCACGGCGACCCCACCCCacgttcgaggattaccgatgggCAACAATGAGGTTCTAGCGgcacaggcctcaatgcgcaaccaacaggaccatgctcggctcatgtccgacatggttgaagaaatTTGGGCACGTAACCGCCGTTGAAATTGTAGTTTTTTTAAGTATTTCGTATTGTATTCTTTCAACTTTcaataaaatgatttttttaaaaaaaaatttgtagtgttacaattttattatatttttaaataaataaaatgctatATGGCAGACTATAGGACGGGTTATAGGGCACTCCACTGCAGATGAATGGGTAGAAAGATAAAATGCTAAAGTGTCGAATTATAGGGCGGGCTATAGGACGGACCAGGATGCTTTAACATATAATAGTAGTGTAGTAGTATAGCACTAAAATGATGTAAGGTGAGAACAAGTCTTTGTAGTTATTTATAGAAAGAGCCAAAATATAAGGACTAAACATTACTATTGTTCATTACCTATTAAATTAATACGTGTACTCGATCGATGTCAACGGAATttccataataaaaaaaatctaaaaatcagAAATATGACTATTCTTCCAGCAACCTCAACTGAAGCTCTTTCCTCACACATCTCTTCTCTGCAATTTCTGCCATTcattctccttcttcttcacccGATTAGGTATTCTTCTCCCTCAATTTCAATCGGATCTTCAAAATCCTTCGCCGCATTTCATCGGTTTAAGCGCACTCCAATATCGAAATCCTCCATCGTGCACAagccaaaactcaacttttctACTCAAGGTTTAAGTTTTTTCTTAGCCCTAACCCGTGCAAATGATTTTTCCTACTTTATATGATCTCCAATTTGTTCAATTTCTGATTCTGAATGCCGTGCTTCCATTTTACTTCAAATCCAGCTTATGTGTGTACTTAATTTGATGAGGAATAGGGTTAGGAATTAGGATACAGGTGACCTAATTATTAATGGCTATGATTTCTGGATTTCAATGCCTTTTTGTTAGCACCGATTTAGCTTTTGAAGTTTTTTATACCTTCAGGTAGCTGTGGTTTGTTGGAATGGCAGTCCAATGCCCTAAAATCAGGCCAGCAGTAGAAGCCGGTTTTCCTGTGATGCGTAATCGATTACCATGGCAGACACAGACTAAGATCAGCTTCAGTGTTCCCAACAAGGCAATGAATCTCAGGATTTCAGCTCTCTCTGGAGGAGACAATAGTAGTAGTATCAAGAAATCTGCTGCCCCCAATTCGAATTATGTGGTTCCGTTAGACAAGTCTTCCTGCATCGCTCGCCCCCTTGCTGAGATTCTCCGTGACCTCAATAAGAAGGTTTCTGATAATATCATTAAGACCAATGATGATCATTCCACAT
It contains:
- the LOC121762188 gene encoding auxin-responsive protein IAA13-like, encoding MENSTVEKEYIGDEELELGLGLSLGNASGEKGAAAYGNGGRILTAKDFPNGFACGTKRERAQKSASSSDPAALRQVVGWPPIRSYRMNSLLSQAKASNVAGEDDESSKKKMNHGGHLGFVKVNMDGLPIGRKLDLNAHKTYQTLAKALEEMFFSPSPHSRGGKEQTVKLLDGSSEFVLTYEDKEGDWMLVGDVPWGMFLNTVKRLRIMRTSEANGLAPKSQERNEKQKSKLI
- the LOC121790311 gene encoding DNA repair RAD52-like protein 2, chloroplastic, whose protein sequence is MAVQCPKIRPAVEAGFPVMRNRLPWQTQTKISFSVPNKAMNLRISALSGGDNSSSIKKSAAPNSNYVVPLDKSSCIARPLAEILRDLNKKVSDNIIKTNDDHSTFIPWYHANRMLSFYAPGWCGEIRDVIFSENGSVTVVYRVTVRGSDGEAHRESTGTVSPGNGELVDPVAAAEQIAFCRACSRFGLGLYLYHEE